In a genomic window of Seriola aureovittata isolate HTS-2021-v1 ecotype China chromosome 11, ASM2101889v1, whole genome shotgun sequence:
- the si:ch211-67e16.4 gene encoding histone H3.v1, giving the protein MDVSIAVSLIRGQMGTVVERAVNGAVETVLAEMLKVVGVKFEELKAQVALMKRDITALQREKALKEKENDNIRAKLRYTELKLKYYRQGVEEELQQRASTSTLVRIHPSSFPQTQRGGSGHTSTETSPSCSAQTRTTEAALTRSSQVLFNPKERDTAESVDAAVAPPPVLALTLDLEKQTATGPMSPDGSTQADSSTLPSSALQVKQEAQQLQQEEEEDEEDEEEEEEEVICIKGEPEEEQEVMATLLLDCQVQQGHLSESEAQSSVTEWSGLPAGQRSHSTTFSSAGPSTYLMLQPTASLPSMVALPSGIPPHQGVRPWTKDLYEEYKLRRNELRRRSLNRRRELEKSLPQPLLADMVRERREKTRLRVARWRAKRKLQARLNQAQAESGAAGLCQTGFPISSQHQDQLRAAGASTSSSHQRQHSSSFLNNNSISATVPFITSSSSTSSVLLRGPSMATHQHAVTSTSSSSSSYPQVSLSQQSICLTDTDILQ; this is encoded by the exons ATGGATGTAAGCATTGCTGTATCGCTGATTCGAGGTCAGATGGGCACCGTGGTCGAGCGGGCCGTGAATGGAGCGGTGGAGACGGTGCTGGCTGAGATGCTCAAAGTGGTTGGAGTCAAATTTGAGGAGCTGAAAGCCCAGGTGGCGCTAATGAAGAGGGACATCACGGcactgcagagggagaaagccctgaaagagaaagagaacgACAATATTCGAGCCAAGCTGCGCTACACCGAGCTGAAGCTGAAGTACTACAGgcagggggtggaggaggagctgcagcagagagccTCCACTTCCACTCTGGTCCGCATCCACCCGTCCTCCTTCCcccaaacacagagagggggTTCAGGCCATACCTCCACCGAGACCTCGCCATCCTGCTCGGCTCAGACCAGGACCACTGAGGCAGCGCTGACGAGAAGCAGTCAAG TTTTGTTCAATCCCAAAGAGCGAGACACAGCTGAGAGCGTGGACGCTGCTGTGGCCCCTCCTCCGGTTCTCGCCCTGACTCTGGATCTGGAGAAGCAGACAGCGACTGGCCCGATGTCCCCAGATGGTTCCACACAGGCTGACAGCTCCACGCTGCCCTCTTCTGCTCTACag GTGAAGCAGGAGgcccagcagctgcagcaggaggaggaggaggacgaggaggatgaggaggaggaggaggaggaggtgatctGTATCAAGGGGGAgccagaggaagagcaggaggtgaTGGCCACCTTACTGTTGGACTGCCAGGTGCAGCAGGGTCATCTTTCAGAGTCAGAG GCTCAGAGTTCAGTGACAGAGTGGTCAGGACTTCCAGCAGGTCAGAGAAGTCACAGTACAACCTTCAGTTCAGCTGGACCAAGCACCT ATTTGATGCTCCAGCCGACAGCCTCCCTGCCGTCGATGGTGGCCTTGCCCTCTGGTATCCCACCACATCAGGGAGTGCGGCCCTGGACTAAAGACCTCTATGAAGAATACAAACTGCGCAGGAACGAGCTCCGCCGGCGGAGTCTCAACAGACGCAGAGAGCTGGAGAAATCGCTGCCTCAGCCGCTGCTGGCCGATATG GTACGAGAGCGTCGAGAGAAGACCAGACTGAGGGTGGCCAGATGGAGGGCAAAGAGGAAACTGCAGGCGCGTCTGAACCAGGCTCAG GCTGAAAGTGGCGCTGCAGGTCTTTGTCAGACTGGGTTTCCCATCAGCAGCCAACACCAGGATCAGCTCCGAGCAGCTGGAG CCTCCACCTCCAGTAGTCACCAGAGACAGCACTCCAGCAGCTTCCTCAACAATAACAGCATCTCTGCCACTGTCCCCTTCataacctcctcctcctccacctcttctgtGCTCCTCAGAGGCCCCAGCATGGCCACACATCAGCACGCTGTGACGTCAACatcatcgtcctcctcctcctaccccCAGGTCAGCCTATCACAGCAGAGCATTTGtctgacagacacagatatCTTACAGTGA